The following proteins are co-located in the Leishmania major strain Friedlin complete genome, chromosome 30 genome:
- a CDS encoding putative calcium-binding protein yields MHINVEKQQASPPLIAHAMREKSKIGSEEEEALTAMVPQRRSQRCCCCRFHFAYLQPCSLSRLFSMLPFLLCKQHRFNVFVCCLCLRFLLEEVASLDTHTHTERERERERDASVHQGGRPARGDTTKMSVRMDASLYSDVVRIERGDYLRFHCEQLSADGRDTQRYFFGCYYPRWHGFYLEEVRSIIGNMGYCELKHFPAYPFDVYLKPADVTAAADSSQNYDVDSANVTTYITDDFQVNNILVLGPPQNQRDDAVKRFKIVSVDVSHLKTKTFSLAPVANLNSSSIQNPNTMLSTLRAPGGERVPVQLESSVLDILTQLRDAYIDHAGGGIPEIGIKAMGRPFRKVSDDGRRWMTRDGVRQLVRGSRAFGAHAGCLSDTRHALQTIEAVAGTIFRAFPHEEATHPVAPGEEACEERIDYDVFMDYVRGHMNSTRKKAVLEVFQRLDYDSDGNITIKDIQATFNAQEHPVVVSDAIFTAEKLLKGFLAIWDENQRHFGLVPYTEFMDYYNGLSAVIEDDAVFLGILKTTWKVPNWTIHFV; encoded by the coding sequence ATGCACATCAATGTCGAGAAGCAGCAGGCGTCCCCGCCCCTCATCGCACATGCGATGAGGGAGAAGAGCAAGATTGGtagcgaagaggaggaggcgcttaCTGCTATGGTTCCGCAGCGTCGTTCGCagcgctgttgctgctgccgttttCACTTTGCTTACTTGCAACCCTGCTCACTCTCTCGTCTCTTCTCGATGCTCCCTTTTCTGCTGTGCAAGCAGCACCGCTTCAACGTTTTCGTTTGCTGTCTGTGTCTTCGCTTTCTCCTCGAAGAGGTTGCTTCtctcgacacacacacacacacagagagagagagagagagagagagagacgcaagCGTACACCAAGGAGGGCGACCGGCGAGGGGAGATACCACGAAAATGTCGGTGCGCATGGATGCCTCGCTCTACAGCGATGTTGTTCGCATTGAGCGTGGTGACTACCTACGCTTTCACTGCGAGCAGCTCTCCGCGGACGGCCGCGACACTCAGCGGTACTTTTTCGGCTGCTACTACCCTCGCTGGCACGGGTTCTacctggaggaggtgcgctCCATCATTGGCAATATGGGTTACTGTGAGCTCAAGCACTTCCCGGCCTACCCGTTCGATGTGTACCTCAAGCCTGCTGACgtcacggcagcggccgaTTCGTCGCAAAACTACGACGTGGACAGCGCGAACGTGACAACGTACATCACAGACGACTTTCAGGTGAACAACATCCTCGTACTTGGGCCACCGCAGAACCAGCGCGACGATGCCGTGAAGCGGTTCAAGATCGTCTCGGTGGATGTGAGCCACCTCAAGACCAAGAcgttctctctcgcccccgTGGCAAACCTCAACAGTAGCTCCATTCAAAACCCCAACACGATGCTATCTACGTTGCGCGCACCGGGCGGAGAGCGGGTGCCGGTTCAGCTGGAGAGCTCAGTTCTGGACATTCTGACACAGTTGCGAGATGCCTACATCGATCAtgccggtggcggcattCCAGAGATAGGCATTAAGGCGATGGGCCGGCCGTTCCGCAAGGTGAGTGACGACGGCCGGCGATGGATGACACgcgacggcgtgcgccagCTTGTCCGTGGCTCCCGTGCGTTTGGCGCGCATGCCGGCTGCTTATCCGACACTCGCCACGCCCTTCAAACGATTGAGGCGGTGGCAGGCACCATCTTTCGCGCGTTTCCGCATGAGGAGGCCACACACCCCGTCGCTCCAGGCGAGGAGGCGTGCGAGGAGCGGATCGACTACGACGTTTTCATGGACTACGTACGCGGTCACATGAACTCAACCCGCAAGAAGGCCGTGCTCGAGGTATTCCAGCGGCTGGACTACGACTCGGACGGCAACATCACCATCAAGGACATTCAAGCTACTTTCAACGCACAGGAGCACCCCGTTGTCGTCAGTGACGCCATCTTCACAGCGGAGAAGCTGCTGAAGGGCTTCCTCGCCATCTGGGATGAGAACCAGCGCCATTTTGGACTCGTGCCGTACACCGAGTTCATGGACTACTACAATGGCCTCAGCGCTGTCATCGAAGACGACGCTGTCTTCTTGGGTATCCTTAAGACCACCTGGAAGGTGCCGAACTGGACAATACATTTCGTGTAG
- a CDS encoding putative ubiquitin hydrolase, with product MSCYCVEEVDLDIFRGVFIEQWLSGKKHGSCEEALFFCTTCGPPAVQESIKGFSSSVSSSGANRRSAYTTKTCTPEKKSSSGKFALGSTLKKLFTSSKSSSKADLSTTSSKQHSSCHVRELSTRIMSAEEEELPITPRTDKELYLCVTCGSCYCRDHAFDHHYSRQQRSTVAGGDDPDASHKGYPYHSFFIGVPSFVSTHPSHILQETSWGLLFPTVTVREIEEGTVDLSKPLPFYEHFEEICDGGAACEASAFHPNSSATSNSCSFGRGKNTLGFCPSGMHTRIHSAYSSSGHLDGSLRVYSKSNSYVDKREDRLPTRRSALLSPVGDHGSLSLPEFHSSPPENWSYIMFCARCADRQAVRLNGKQCDNDISRHVHLRRLGQLTALLAYFLLRGVRLEVPVQFLEYSAKKHAQQVERQRSQQRAHRLAEMQRVGRASELVGGLEVMATTGARHTSTSGGGVHMSPTGPNVAGDFSLLSRTETDHVITRAAICGFANESYFCYMNSVLQCLLRCRIFANPLLHLDPSKSPGKLTASVSRLLHHLAHQTYQDVLNGAVFAFVRSLRTQICNINVLFEEDEQQDAQEFLITLLNGIEDEFDKGKSEEEKKASRRVSFESTLLSEVTCSQCKHCVPRNEMFMSLSIPIEKSIEDGIASLFAPTTLRGKDRYACEGCFKKLSQKEQQGHNALAAVQAEAERRAKLDGKKLTQAQIEERVYANALYSEAEVRASLSHLGGSLAVHLLRFHYDPTVQDFIKVLTPVRISLTLDLTPYVSGEVVEVYKHMEKIYLLQRRFPTASEKLICKYLSHANDDVKLATQKMLDDGHGIAEAAHSRQSSSTTVSRTHTGVGAGNAVGDGASEDAAGFGSVFGDASGCTSGCTSSLAATPLNNLNGDRGTFAKMAAKSWANTNGSAGKATPSDPAAAICAITSDEFDPFGERTPPKPSLVRQLVGIVAHRGSLHGGHYIAYVRHLTRPHVWFRCDDEDIDVVEEKHVLDHEAEVYLAFYE from the coding sequence ATGTCGTGCTACTGTGTCGAAGAGGTCGACCTCGACATTTTTCGTGGCGTATTCATAGAGCAATGGCTCAGCGGAAAGAAGCATGGCAGCTGTGAGGAGgcgctcttcttctgcaCAACATGCGGTCCACCAGCGGTGCAGGAGTCGATAAAGGGCTTCTCCAGtagcgtcagcagcagcggcgcgaaccggcgcagcgcctaTACAACCAAGACCTGCACCCCAGAGAAAAAGAGTTCATCCGGCAAGTTCGCCTTAGGCAGCACGCTGAAAAAGCTCTTCACCTCGTCCAAGAGCAGCTCGAAAGCGGACCTGAGCACCACTTCGTCGAAGCAGCACTCTAGCTGCCACGTACGCGAGCTCAGCACCCGCATCATGtcagcagaggaggaggaactCCCAATCACACCGCGGACGGATAAGGAGCTGTACCTGTGCGTGACCTGCGGCTCGTGCTACTGCCGCGATCACGCCTTCGACCACCACTACAgccgtcagcagcgcagcaccgtgGCGGGCGGCGATGACCCCGACGCGTCGCACAAGGGCTACCCATACCACTCCTTCTTTATCGGCGTCCCCAGCTTCGTGAGCACCCACCCTTCCCACATACTACAGGAGACGTCATGGGGACTGCTTTTCCCCACCGTGACGGTGCGCGAGATCGAGGAGGGCACGGTCGACCTGTCGAAGCCGCTTCCCTTCTACGAGCACTTCGAGGAAatctgcgacggcggcgctgcttgcgaGGCGAGTGCCTTTCATCCGAACAGTAGCGCGACCTCCAACAGTTGCAGCTTTGGCCGCGGCAAGAACACACTCGGCTTTTGCCCCAGCgggatgcacacacgcattcACAGCGCctacagcagcagtggccacCTCGACGGGTCCCTGCGGGTCTACTCAAAGTCGAACAGCTACGTGGATAAAAGGGAAGACCGCCTCCCGACGCGCCGATCTGCCCTGCTTTCCCCCGTCGGGGACCACGGCAGCCTCTCTCTGCCAGAGTTTCACTCCTCACCGCCTGAGAACTGGTCATATATCATGTTCTGCGCCAGATGCGCTGACCGGCAGGCGGTGCGACTGAATGGCAAGCAGTGTGACAACGACATCTCGCGTCATGTCCACCTGCGCCGACTGGGACAGCTCACGGCTCTGCTCGCGTACTTTCTGCTTCGTGGTGTGCGCCTCGAAGTGCCTGTGCAGTTTTTGGAGTACTCTGCGAagaagcacgcgcagcaggtggagcggcaacgcagccAGCAGCGTGCACACAGGTTGGCTGAGATGCAGCGTGTCGGCCGCGCCTCGGAGCTCGTCGGCGGTCTCGAAGTGATGGCGACGACGGGCGCGAGGCATAcaagcaccagcggcggtggtgtgcacATGTCGCCGACAGGCCCGAACGTAGCGGGTGACTTTAGCCTACTGTCACGCACAGAGACAGACCACGTCATCACCCGTGCGGCGATCTGCGGCTTCGCCAACGAGAGCTATTTCTGCTACATGAACTCAGTGCTGCAGTGCttgctgcggtgccgcatcTTTGCGAACCCGCTTCTGCACCTCGATCCGTCCAAGAGCCCTGGAAAGCTGACGGCATCCGTGTCgcgtctgctgcaccacctgGCACACCAGACGTATCAGGACGTGCTCAACGGTGCCGTCTTCGCGTTCGTGCGCTCGCTGCGGACGCAGATTTGCAACATCAACGTGCTCTTCGAAGAGGATGAGCAGCAGGATGCCCAAGAGTTTCTCATCACGCTGCTCAACGGCATCGAGGATGAGTTCGACAAGGGaaagagcgaggaggagaagaaggcgtCGCGCCGTGTTAGCTTCGAAAGCACGCTTCTCTCCGAGGTGACTTGCTCCCAATGCAAGCACTGCGTCCCGCGCAACGAAATGTTCATGTCCCTTTCCATCCCCATCGAGAAGAGCATCGAGGACGGTATTGCATCGCTCTTCGCGCCGACCACGCTGCGCGGCAAGGATCGCTACGCATGCGAGGGCTGCTTCAAGAAGCTGTCGCAGAAAGAGCAGCAGGGGCACAACGCCCTCGCCGCAGTTCAGGCcgaggcagagaggagggccaAGTTGGATGGGAAGAAGCTCACTCAAGCGCAGATAGAGGAGCGTGTGTATGCCAACGCTCTCTACAGCGAGGCCGAGGTAcgcgcctcgctctcccaCCTCGGCGGCAGCCTTGCGGTGCATCTCCTGCGCTTCCACTACGACCCGACGGTGCAGGACTTCATCAAGGTACTCACACCGGTGCGCATCTCGCTCACCCTTGACCTCACCCCGTACGTcagcggcgaggtggtggaggtcTACAAGCATATGGAGAAGATCTACCtcttgcagcgccgcttcccGACTGCGTCAGAGAAGCTGATTTGCAAGTACCTAAGCCACGCCAACGATGATGTCAAGCTGGCCACGCAGAAGATGTTGGATGACGGTCATGGGAtagccgaggcggcgcactcACGGCAGAGTAGCAGCACTACCGTCAGCCGCACCCACACTGGGGTGGGGGCAGGCAACGCGGTAGGCGATGGCGCATCTGAGGATGCGGCTGGCTTCGGCAGCGTCTTTGGCGACGCCTCTGGCTGCACCTCCGGCTGCACCTCTTCCTTggctgcgacgccgctcaACAACCTCAATGGGGATCGCGGTACCTTTGCCAAGATGGCGGCCAAGTCTTGGGCAAACACTAACGGAAGCGCTGGCAAGGCTACACCGTCTGatcccgctgctgcgattTGTGCGATTACGAGCGATGAATTCGATCCGTTTGGCGAGCGCACCCCTCCGAAGCCATCGTTGGTGCGTCAGCTGGTGGGCATCGTTGCGCATCGAGGCTCGCTGCACGGGGGCCACTACATCGCCTATGTGCGCCACCTCACTCGCCCACATGTATGGTTCCgctgcgacgacgaggacatcgatgtggtggaggagaagcacGTGCTGGATCACGAGGCTGAGGTGTACCTCGCCTTCTACGAGTAG
- a CDS encoding putative small nuclear ribonucleoprotein polypeptide e: MSAHTRQMENPTGVVHRFMQDHQRVCVWLVHDPQIRLEGNLLGYDEFMNVVLGDTTETNLRNSKSYRLGKILLRSDNVGVIYPIGV, translated from the coding sequence ATGAGTGCTCACACCCGCCAAATGGAAAACCCCACGGGGGTGGTGCACCGCTTCATGCAGGACCATcagcgtgtatgcgtgtggcTCGTGCACGATCCGCAGATACGACTGGAGGGCAACCTGCTCGGCTACGACGAGTTCATGAACGTCGTGCTGGGTGATACGACCGAGACGAATCTTCGAAATAGCAAGAGCTACCGTCTGGGCAAGATCTTGCTGCGTAGCGACAACGTCGGCGTGATCTACCCCATCGGTGTTTAG